Within the Tachysurus fulvidraco isolate hzauxx_2018 chromosome 3, HZAU_PFXX_2.0, whole genome shotgun sequence genome, the region attttaaactttaattgtatgtattaatttatttatttttatccttatttcttcttcttcttatatatttatttcttttttctccctctcttctgtttccatacttctgtaaagttgctttgagacaacagGAAATTCTTAAAAGTGCtgtagaaataaattgaattgtattgaattgatatggggggggggcacggtggcttagtggttagcacgttcgcctcacatctccagagtcggggttcgattcccgcctccgccttgtgtgtgtggagtttgcatgttctccccatgccttggAGAcctcctctgggtactctggtttcctccccccggtccaaagacatgcatggtaggttgattggcatctctggaaaattgcctgtagtgtgtgagtgaatgagagtgttactgttacagtgATCCATAAAGACATTTTGAAGATTTTCCTGTATCTCctttaaatattctaaaaaagTGCCTTCTTgcaaaaaatagatagatagatagatagatagatagatagatagatagatagatagatagatagatacaactttattgtcatagcatagtacaggtacacagcaatgaaatgcagtttggcatctaccagaagtgcaaaatgtagcagtcatgcagataaatatctagcatatttacagcaggtgTTGTATATGACAGTGTACACAGtacataaatattacagaattacagaaaagACTATGGCATTGAAGAGGAATGTGCAGAGTGAAAGGTTACAAGATTACTAGATTATGGCATTTAaggagttatatatatataaaactaaatatatatatagatatatagaccACAccatatgtactgtacattcaaTGGCATTAACTGGCTACTACTATTAGTGATATTAGTATTAGTAGAGCAGctactgaatgaataaataaattagattatATTTGAGTTCATTTATAACAATCAAATAACCACAAACTTGACAACAtctaaaatgctttaaaagcaTCATGTCGATGTTTAATTGGAATACAGAGCAAACATCATTACAATTTCGCTTCAGAGAGCAAAGCCCTGAAAGGCTGAAACCTGTCCCATCGTGTCTGTGCACTAAACATGCCATGATCTCTTTTATTACTAGACCTGTGGAGCTCTATAATACAAGCACATGCGAATGAATTGTTTCAGTAGAATATATCTGACCAAGACATtattataaacctgtgattacagatgtgtgtattattgtgttctCATGCACGTCACCGAGCAGAAGAGCTTCATAAAACATAGTCAAAGGTTTTTATATAGTCATGAAATGTGCTAATATTTTCCACACTTGTTTATTCAAGCCACTGATGACAGTCCAGGTCTGAGGAAACTGGATCAGATGATCCGGGAATGTGCTAAACTGGATAAAGAGATCGGCTGCTTTGTGGATTCAGTCGAACAGATGATCAATCAGGTGCGTGAATATTTACCCCAGTACCATGTCACACTGTTGCTTTCTCACTAAGTTGCTTTCTCATGAAGTTCCCACTGGTTGTAGGTGAGACACGAACCTCCAGACGCCATGTTCAAGCTGAAAGACTCCGTAAAGGAGCAATTCACTGAACTCATGGCTGCAGTCTCTGATGCTGAAATCGAACAGCACAACCAAGTGGTAGCCTTCAGAGACGGCATCAAGAAATCTCTGCAACAAAGTAATATGctctttattcctttctttatATGCTTTATTCCTCTTGCTCATCCTCTTTTCATTTCTGGTTAAGGGGAAGATTTAATCTGGGCCAAATCTCTAAATCTTTAGCAAATCTCCTACTGCTGCGGGTGAAGGCTAACATGTGCTTCCTCAAAGACACGTCACACAGCtgcatcttttcaaactgcatcacacagtaacacacacacacacacacacacacaggagagcgcTGTCtgtcacagagtaacacacacacacacacacacacacacacacacacacaggagagcgcTGTCtgtcacagagtaacacacatacacaggagaGCGCTATCtgtcacagagtaacacacacacacacacaggagagcgcTGTCtgtcacagagtaacacacatacacaggagaGCGCTATCtgtcacagagtaacacacacacacacacacaggagagcgcTGTCtgtcacagagtaacacacatacacaggagaGCGCTATCtgtcacagagtaacacacacacacacacacaggagagcgcTGTCtgtcacagagtaacacacacacacacacacacaggagagcgcTATCtgtcacagagtaacacacatacacaggagaGCGCTATCtgtcacagagtaacacacacacacacacacacaggagagcgcTGTCtgtcacagagtaacacacacacacacacacacacaggagagcgcTGTCtgtcacagagtaacacacatacacaggagaGCGCTATCtgtcacagagtaacacacacacaggagagcgcTATCtgtcacagagtaacacacacacaggagagcgcTATCtgtcacagagtaacacacacacaggagagcgcTATCtgtcacagagtaacacacacacaggagagcgcTATCtgtcacagagtaacacacacacaggagagcgcTATCtgtcacagagtaacacacacacacacacacacacacacaggagagcgcTATCtgtcacagagtaacacacacacacacacacacacaggagagcgcTGTCtgtcacagagtaacacacatacacaggagaGCGCTATCtgtcacagagtaacacacacacacacacacaggagagcgcTGTCtgtcacagagtaacacacatacacaggagaGCGCTATCtgtcacagagtaacacacacacacacacacacacaggagagcgcTATCtgtcacagagtaacacacacacacacacacacaggagagcgcTATCtgtcacagagtaacacacacacatacacacacaggagagcgcTGTCtgtcacagagtaacacacacacaggagagcgcTGTCtgtcacagagtaacacacacacaggagagggCTATCtgtcacagagtaacacacacacaggagagcgcTATCtgtcacagagtaacacacacacgcacacaggagAGCGCTATCTGTcgcagagtaacacacacacacacacacacacacaggagagcgcTATCtgtcacagagtaacacacacacacacacacacacaggagagcgcTATCtgtcacagagtaacacacacacacacgcacacaggagAGCGCTATCtgtcacagagtaacacacacacacacacacacacacacaggagagcgcTATCtgtcacagagtaacacacacacacacaggagagcgcTATCtgtcacagagtaacacacacacacacacacacacacacacacacacacacacacacacacacacacaggagagcgcTATCtgtcacagagtaacacacacacacggacacaggaGAGCGCTGTCtgtcacagagtaacacacacacacaggagagcgcTATCtgtcacagagtaacacacacacacacacacacacacacacacacacacacacacacacacaggagagcgcTATCtgtcacagagtaacacacacacacggacacaggaGAGCGCTGTCtgtcacagagtaacacacacacaggagagcgcTATCtgtcacagagtaacacacacacacacacacacacacaggagagcgcTGTCGCTGTCTATatcacagagtaacacacacacacacacacacacacacacacacacacacacacaggagagcgcTATCtgtcacagagtaacacacacacacacacacacacacacacaggagagcgcTGTCGCTGTCTATatcacagagtaacacacacacacacacacacacacacaggagagcgcTATCtgtcacagagtaacacacacacagaactttaGAGATCTTTGCCACTGACTTCACACAAGTTTTATCTGGTTTTATTGGTACTCATGGCTTAAAAAGGACCTGAAACAAAGTCTCTGGTTTATCTGCAGCATTAATTCTAAGATAATAGAACTCttcccctcatctcctctccacTTATCCTCCTTTTTCCTCACCTCTTGTGTCATCTTCACCACAACATCtcctcctctcatctcctctccacctctcctcgtcaaaaagacaataaacatctcagaatttattttgtgtgctgGCTTGACTCTAATCTGATACTTATTCagtacatttaatattagaTATTCACATTATATTCATATgaagcaaatgtgtgtgtgtgtgtgtgtgtgtgtgtgtgtgtgtgtgtagtaaaccAGGTGGCAGCCAGCAGCGTGGAGGAGGAGCTGGATGAAGACATCGCTGTAACACAGAGCCAGACGAACTTCACCTGCCCTCTTACTCAGGTACATGAACACATGCACGTCTCAGCAGGAGGTTCAGCAGAAACAGTTAACATCGTCTTAATACAAAGTATTTTGCTGAATATGAACCTAGAGGACTGTGACGTACTGAACAACTGAAGCTGTAAATCAGTCACACTGATCGTGTTTTCAGTGACCGacacctaacacacaccatctctctGTCCATCGTCTTATTAGTGTTAGGCCTCATTAAGGCTGCGTGAGTTAAATAAGAAACGGACGCAAACTGACAGCATTAAACCCCAAAtcctttcatttttaaacactttccTCTAACACATGACCTTGAGACTCGAAGGTGAGAAAACGGATCATTTATTAGAGCTTCATTATAGCAGAAGGTTTTGttccagacagacagataaagattCAGTACGTggacattgttgttgttgacagGTCGAAATGGTCAAtccagtgaaaaataaaaagtgccAGCATTACTACGATCAAGAAGCCATTCTGTCGTTCATTAAGACGAAGCAAAACAATAAGAAGAAATGTCGGTAAGTCCTATAGTttatcaaaaaaacaaaacaaaatcaaacaaaaaaacactgtagAAACGTGTCTAACGTTCGCTTTTCCgggactttattttttattccatcAGTTGTCCTGTGGTCGGCTGCGGAAACTCAGACGTCAAGCCAACGGATTTGGAATTAGACCCAGTTATGAGGAGAATGATCCAGAACCATAAGAGACAGAGTGGAAAGAGCTGAGCTGAACCCACACGGATATATTCTTTTGTTCTAGTAGAGTTTTGATGGTTCACAAACTGAGCAAAggcaaaataatgtaaatttagattttttaaaaatctctatatattttgtgtgttgtgtaatgtaatgtaatatatatatacacatacatacacacacacacacatgtatatgtcTTGTACAgcttttctaaaaataaaacagtatctgtgtgtatctttaATCTGTACTTTCATACAAGACACGCAGGAATTTCTTCACTGTggaattgtctttttttttttttactttacgtattccgtttttttttcccattttttttccaaacctgAACAGCCCGGGTTCCACATTCACAACCTTAACTGGGATATTTTGTTGCTGTAATTTAATGAATCTATTACAACTGCCAAGAAATTAGTTTGTCCTCCAGGAATTGACTCATCCAGGCTCCTTGGACATCCATgtcctattgtttttttttggtaatgttCAGAAAGATTAAAACCTATAAATATTTTGGCATCAGGATTTATTAGGACAAGAAAAGGGTTTTTTTCATTAGCAGGTTCATTGTATGAATTGGACTGAATCACTTTAAACACGTTGGAAAAGTGACACATGATCCATAATTACAGTCAGTTCAGCTTGTGACTTGAAAAATTCCTGATTTGACATCGGTACTGAAAATATTGGCATGTTTGTGAATAGGAGGCATAGAAAGCGTACGGTTCGAGCTCTGACAGACAAAGGGACAGGGAATTTGTCACGGCATTACGGTATAGTACAGTAGGGCATGGAGAGGAGAGATATGGGACCAACttaagtctgttttattttgtacctAAACACTGATCTTGACAGGGATGGagttaaaattttaataaaatgtactgACTAAACCTTATTTTCTCTTCAACACAAGTCAAAAGGCTGACAGATTAAAAGCTTCCCCCTCACGTGTGTCTGAAACGGATGTCGAGCATAACAAACTTTAGAAATCATCAAATGCATCTCTGTAAACATGAAAggtttttttctaaatattttaatgttgtcTGATAATGATCTGTTTCTTTTCACATGAAGTCGATTGGCaaacattacatcacatttgcCTGAATTATTACAGTCCTCGTTTGTCCATGTGAGGTTTAACTGTAGTGCTTGTGGGAGAATCTGAGTCCGTTTGGTTGTTGGTCCATGTCCCCCTGTCTCTCTGCACCAGTCTGCTTGAAATGCACCAAAAGCGAGGAATCGCAGCAGATCTGCAAGTCTAACCGATAGTAACTCCAAAACCGCATTGAAACTTGTTTTTGCGATGGTTCAGGAAGGCGCCGAGAGCCAGAGACAACGGGAGTGGCAGTAGCTTCTTCTCCAGCGTAGCCCCTATCACCCAGTTACTGTCTAGGGAACCTGCGGAATttcatgtgaatgtttttttactACACTTTACTAAATCCACTTGTGCAAACTCAGCAAAgtctaaaatacaaaacaatgaagatttatttgttttcattactGTATCTGATCATCACATTTTTCACGTTCTATGTTTAATAAGTACCTTTAAACTGAAGGTTGGCTTTGGGCAGGTCCACCTGATAGCCAAGTGTCGCACTCGTTTCTTGCATTCGTGTGCTTGCTTCAAACTCCACCCCAACTTGCAACTGCAGAAACAAAACTTTTGTGACTTTCAGAGGAAAAAACCCAAAGCTATAAACACCTGAAATGATCATCAgcgaacacagacagacattacAGAAGTACAGAGGATTTCCTGCTGCCATCAAGCAGACTGGCTGATGAACTGCTATGGGCTGTGAAAAAGTTAAAGGCTACCTGATCATTGGCTTTGTGGTAGTATGATGCATGAGCTCCTGCTCCTCCAACAGTCAGTGTGGCCACATAATTACTGcctgagacaaaaaaaagttcCATGTAAAATTACTATAGTTCCACAAACCACCattatttttctaaaacagcATGACCATAAATGTTAGGACATCCCAGCTCAGTACTCATGTCCACACTTGTGGTGTTTGTATCTTACCTGTATATCTGCCCACAAACGAGGTGACCGTGCCCTCCTCTCCAGGTCTCCGGTGGTACACCAGCTCACCCCCCAACACCAAGGCAGGCGTCAGAGACTGCAGGTAATGAGCTACTAAAATCC harbors:
- the nsmce2 gene encoding E3 SUMO-protein ligase NSE2; its protein translation is MSMNSINAQLSSLKTCMTDINTGMNIVSDVALDLVEAQATDDSPGLRKLDQMIRECAKLDKEIGCFVDSVEQMINQVRHEPPDAMFKLKDSVKEQFTELMAAVSDAEIEQHNQVVAFRDGIKKSLQQINQVAASSVEEELDEDIAVTQSQTNFTCPLTQVEMVNPVKNKKCQHYYDQEAILSFIKTKQNNKKKCRCPVVGCGNSDVKPTDLELDPVMRRMIQNHKRQSGKS